From the Manis pentadactyla isolate mManPen7 chromosome 6, mManPen7.hap1, whole genome shotgun sequence genome, the window CCCAAAAAGCTTCCTCTTACTTGACGTCTTCATACTCTGTTGACCAGAGTTACTTGCGGCTTCCAGGAGGCTCAGCTGCTTCTCATCCTGCTCTGAGCCAAAAGTCACTGGTATAGGATTCCAGTCATGATtctcctctgctggctccttgGGCGTCTCCTTCAGATTCTGTATCTCTTGCACATTGGAAGCCCCCTCAGGAGGTTCATCTTCATTCTGTGAGGCCTGGTCTTTATCAGAATCATACCCACAGGGTTCTGTGGTCTCGTTTTTAGGACACATGAAAGGTGGCAAGGGGGCCCTGAGACCTCGACCAATCACGGCATCATAGTTTCTCTTCATATATAAATAGGTGATTTTCTCCGAGTATCAGCTTTGCCCATCTTCCTTAGAGAAGTATTTGGAAATATCCCTGAAGCCCTGGAATTAGGTTCTACTTTTCTCCATCCTGGGCTTACCTGTCTGAGTGAGGGCATGGGGGGAAGTCAGGTGACAACAGAGGGCTGGAGGTCTCTGGGGGAGGTATGAAGAACGACAGTTTTTCTGCGGACATGAGCAAAGAAGCCTTAAGCCTTTGAGGGGGGTCCAGTTTCTGTTACTTGTAGTTTGCGTGGAATTTGGCTGATCCTgaagtaaaaatataaagatcCTTACTGGGGAAGCAGTGAAATGAGTGCAGTTTTACTAGtggttggggttgggggagggcagggtggATATGGAAGGAGGGGAGTGGGAGAAGGTTGAGGAGGGGAGCACAGGAGGTGGGAGAAGGTGTGAGGGAAGGTTGGCAGGGGGAGGCGGGAAGGCgagatgggcagaggaggtgtagggggtgtggggtgtgggggtgtgggTGTGGAGGGCTGGGGGTGCGGTGGAGCCTGGATTGTtcgtttttattttataaaaaata encodes:
- the LOC130684069 gene encoding putative protein SSX8 — its product is MKRNYDAVIGRGLRAPLPPFMCPKNETTEPCGYDSDKDQASQNEDEPPEGASNVQEIQNLKETPKEPAEENHDWNPIPVTFGSEQDEKQLSLLEAASNSGQQSMKTSSKRKLFGNPSSGSPGCIQVCGPGGGMDLGQAWVQAG